tatacgaagaaaatggttgagaaacgaaggagaacgaagcatttgaaaattccccagttttccggccaccggaaaaaccagtccggcgaacccgcgaggaagaaggtgcgcgtgggcgcgcgtggacccgtgccttcctttgcgcgtgggggcgcgtgctacagtaaaaaattattttaaaaatatgtcgacgtccgtgacgtcgagtagatcactgtggtatattcatatacctaaattgaacaccgtatgagaaagttattgaagattgttggttaggtgttcaaataacgttttatagttttcacatttaggtgaaaatgtgaattgatgatccgaccgttggatcgtcaccaaactttgatacgttgtaatacgtaatatttgaggattattggaacttacggattgggaatccgagttacggatcttccggaattggaattgtaagtccataatataaaatgttaaccgtcacttagttttggaaattgacggagatccgaccgttggatggtaatgaaattttaggatgttgtcctagaggtataatgtggacctctggaagttatggatttaaattctgagtggcagatcttccggatcgatcaacatagtgacgtattttatataagttatatattctatcgatatgaattctgagcctggatttgattactattctaggcggcgatcgtcatgacgccttgatgtgtggtgctagggagttgttggacgaactccaggtgagtgggcagttttgttttccgtatatatatatatacttaacgttttcccagaaattgaaaatgcatgaaattatgtttaaaatgaaatgcatatgagttatgtggaaaaacgggaagtgaaataccatgcatagaattgatatgaaaagtatatagaaatgtgagttgaaatgccatgcatgaattaatatatgatgcatatgtatgaattggtgcggtggacgcacaggtaagaattgatttatgatgcatatgtatgaaatggtgcggtggacgcacagatgagtatttaattactgttatgatgatgatgatatatattgagctcaaatcctgcaccatggtttagtgcttatagtattcaccgcatcgcacgctcgccttggatccaagtagatgctagtcgtacagtccacgcggagtgggtacgacagaccagtcgcgagagtgttagtgagattccgactggtgggtgaccttagattatgtgcacagatgatttatgagaagcactagagcgtaacttgtgtgcagaaggccggacgggtcacagaggtgactccggtagagtgataatgatagattttgagctctaggttcaaccgtatagggctattagagggcctacggttgattactttcttgcacctgatatgattatgttgatgcattcataccttattactgttgagatgatgtggcatggcataattaatatgagaaatgttgagatgacatggcatggtatgattgataaagagataatgttgagatagtaaaaatgaagttttgagaatatatatgtatatttatattttacatttctgggaaagtatacaggttttacggagaggggttacaacgttttgagaaatgtttggatttggaaaagaattgttttactgacccactcaattttggttttgcgcccctccaggttcaggaatcacaaaggtgtggtgactacgaggaattcgacggtgttctgacagattggacaaaattaggactcaccttcaggtgtatcaatttaaattgtatcttaaagcttccgtactgtgcaaatggttacgtcactctcacgtgacggccagcatgccctccttcgggacggggtgtgtcatcagccatgttataaaattaataaaaaaaatgtaaaaaaatgtaaaaaattaataaaaagtaaaaaattaataaaaattacggaattttttttttaaattaaaaaatatttgatttaatttttctataaatatgttATCATTATCTTTTaacttacaccacaattttatattttctcaaatactttgggttctaattttttatttaatgacacgtggtacaACGAGACCGATTAAAAATCCTATtcgaaattataaataaaattaaaatttaatattttataaaataaaaatattaatattttataaaataaaaatattaatattttattacctattgcTATGGCTATTCagttaggggtggagatgcaaaaagcaattactgtttattaaaggtagttactgttcactggagGCTATTCAATAGGAAGTTGCCTTAGAGGGTTTTGATACGCTGGACTTGCTCTAATACCCCAACCATATTCTTCATTCTTCACACCACAAATCGACAttttttattatgattttatcacctagtttaaaattaattatgtttgttgTAATGTTATGATTTTCCATTGTATTTGAAATTATTTATTGGAATGGAAATGGTAAGGGGACTCTTTCAAAAGTGAAGGATAAGgccaaaaaaacataaataaagtGAAACGAATTTCAAGTTTGAAAGTCAAAGTTAATAAGTTAAAGTTCAACGAATTTTAAGTTTAGATGACTTTTAAGTTATTGTAAAATCTGGATCAAAATTGAGTTTTTATGGTTATGCCCTAATTTattaaggggtgtgctatccacacatcctatTTTGTTTCTCACACACTcattgataatttatgtccgttgatctttttcaattcatatgATCCGatgattgaaaattaaaaaagtgtgtgagaagtaaaatagggtgtggaTACCGCACCCTTTTATAAATAAGACTTTGCAAGTGGCAAGTTGACGCAATGGCTACATCGACGTTGCCCTAAAACCCCAATACAAAATGCCCCTCCTCTCTCTTCCCTTTGTCTTGCCCGACTGAGAGAGAGCATTCACTGACCACCCGCCACCACCATTTCCTGCATAACTTCATGGGTAGCTACAAAAACGGCGTTGTCGGGGACCAAAGCGGCACCAGCAATGGCGACGCTGGCGGCGCCGCGGTGGACAAAGGCGTCGACTTCGCCAACTACTTCTGCACCTACGCCTTCCTCTACCACCAGAAGGAGATGCTCTCTGATCGAGTCCGCATGGACGCTTACTACAACGCCGTTTTCAAGAACACGCACCACTTCCATGGCAAGGTACAACACCTCATAGCCCACTAGTTAATTACTCTTTTGTTCCCTGTTTCGTTGCTCTGTGAACTGGAAAGAACTAAACTTTACTGGAAAAAGCTATAAATTTTACCCTCTGTTGTTATACTATCGAAAAGTTAGATTAATTTAGTTCTAAGAACCGAAAAGAACGAAAAGTTACTGAAAAAGCTGTATTTTAACTCAGCTTTGCTCTATAGTAGACATTTGTTTCTTTGGAATGTTATAATCGTGTTATActgtcaaaatttgggattaatTTGGTTTTAAGAACCGAAAAGGACAAAACTTTACCGAAAAGGCTGTATTTTTGGCTCAGCTTTGCTTTGAAGTAGACATTTGTTTCTTTGGAATGTGAAATTTTTTCATACTATCTAAAAGTTGGGATTAATTTGGTTTCTTGGACAGAAAAGAACGAAATTTTGCTGAAAATGGTGTCTGTTACTCATCTTTGCTATGTAGTAGACATTTGTTTCTCAGGAATGTGAGAATTTTGTTGTGCTATTGGATATTTGGGACTAATTTTGTTTAGTTGTGGAGCAGGCTGTGTTGGATGTGGGAGCAGGAAGTGGCATTCTCGCAATTTGGTCAGCGCAAGCCGGGGCGAGGAAGGTTTACGCCGTTGAAGCGACTTCCATGGCTGAACATGCACGTGCAGTTGTGAAAGCGAATAATCTTCAAGACGTGGTTGAGGTGATTGAGGGCTCCATGGAGGATGTTGTCCTGCCAGAGAAAGGTTTGGCATTGTTGAAGAATTTGACAATTTAGGTTTTAATAATGTTGTTTTGATTAGTGTCACGCTAAAGTAATTCTGTATTGGTGCATAGTGGATGTGATAATTTCGGAGTGGATGGGGTATTTCCTACTGCGTGAATCAATGTTTGATTCTGTGATATGCGCACGTGACCGATGGTTAAAGCCAACTGGAGTCATGTAAGTTTTCCCTGGCATTTACATCAGATGTTGCAAACACAATTTTATAAGTTACTTTGTGTCCGTAGTCTGAAGTTTTGTGAATTTCTGTTCTACTAAGTACTTAGAAAgatctttatttttttgaaactcAACACTTGCATCTGTTTATGCATCTGTTTATAAGTCATTTGAATGCAGCCCCATATGACAAGATTATATGAGTACTTGTCGAAAAGCTTGCATGTCTTTTCAAAATGTGATAAATTGTCTTTTCGAACTATGCTTTCTCCAATTCCTTATTCCTTGTTATTGGtccttagatttgagtcttggAGTTTGCTTGTCCTATGATGGGAATAATCCGTATTCTGTGGAGAGAGGAAAGTTTATCTTAACCCCGTTGCCACTAGTTTTAGAATGTTAATTAGGCAATCCTCAAATTGTTTACAGATGATTTTAAATTATAACTTGAATGAATTTGTGGTTTCACAGGTATCCTAGCCATGCTACTATGTGGGTGGCACCTATTAGGACTGGATTGGGAGATCAAAAAAGTAATGATTATGAGTCTTCTATGGACGATTGGGAACGTTTCACAGATGAGACCAAAAATTATTATGGTGTTGATATGAGTGTTTTAACAAAGCCTTTCTCTCAAGAGCAGAAGAAATACTATCTTCAGgtaattttgtaattatatGAGCGTTCAATTCATCAGAGTCTGTTGCTAGACTTGTATTTTATGTTGCACATTGTTGTGCTGTTTGGAGTTTTAGTCAGGATTTTCCAACTTATTAAaaatttcttctctttttctttctttacctCACTGTGTTCAGTCATACTTAATTCTCGACATCACTTTCTCTACTATAAAGAAAATGGAACACAATAGATGTTCTTCAATTTGTCGATTAATGCATACTCCTTCGAGTGTCCAATATCCTACATTGCATGCTATGAAATTTCTGCAGACATCATTGTGGAACAACCTTCATCCGCATCAAGTTATAGGTGCAGCTGCTTCAATAAAGGAGATTGATTGTTTAACTGCCTCAGTCAGTGACATCCTTGAAGTCAAATCAAACTTTTCGTCAACAGTAACTCTTCAGAACACAAGGCTTTGTGGCTACGGGGGATGGTTTGATGTTCAATTTCGAGTAAGTGGATCTTAGCATCCCTTCATCTTTGAGAATGAAAAAACTCTCAATATTTTAATGCTCAATGTAACATGAAACTTATCTTCTTCTGGTGTACCAGGGAAGAAAGGAGGATCCAGCTCAGGAAGAAGTTGAGTTGACTACCGCTCCTAGTGTGAACGATGGCACTCACTGGGGCCAACAGGTTTGTTCTGCCAAAAATCTTTTGCCTCTTATTTTTGTAATTGTCAAAGTCAACATGCCGTTGGGCAATATCATAAGAAGATGTACATAtttcaatgaaaaaaaatattaactttGCAAAGCTTTACTTCATCTATCTGTATTCTGTACCACtgttagttttgtgtaattAGAGCCTAGAATCCCTATATTGACAGGCCACTGAATAAGTAGAATATCACAATTAACTTCGAATAGCTTTGTCCATTACCTTCTTTTATACATAGGCACCGTTCCAGGAACTATATGATGAGCAAAGGCACGACAAATTTATGTGGAGCATGTTGATAAATTTTACTAAAATTTAGCTTTTGTGGAATAATCTTAGACGTAACGTTTTCGTTACTATGTTCTAGGAAATCCAATAAAAATTGATTTCACAGCACTTAATTTTCCTCCATGCTTGTCCCCCCTTGTTTATTGGACAGGTTTTTCTGTTGAGCCCTCCTGCTCGCATCACTGAAGGGGATCAACTAAATGGTTCTTTCTCAATGAAACGATCAAAGGAGAATCATAGATTGATGGAGGCTGAGTTCAGCTGTGAGATTAGACAGCAATCTGGCGAGTTAGTTCCTCGTTTCACAAATAGATATTTCATAGAGTGACCGGAGACACAGATCCTGTAAGACTGGATTGTAAGATGTGATCAGTCCTCCAAATCATATGTGCAAGTTGTGTGGCAGTTTTGCAGCCGTTTTACTATACTTAGATATTCGTTATGTCtttattttttgatattttaaagCTAAGTTATGTCAGTTTGATGAGAATCAGGTCCTTATGGTCACATTTAGTTTTGCAGTGTCACACCAGAGAACGTTTGAACCCCTTTTTCCCCTTTTCTGGGTTCCGTTCAAACGTCTATACGGCCCCAAAATGTATCATACTCTTTCCGGAAAATATCTGATaaatttttcaaaacaaaatattatgtcTTAGGGTTGAGATTTAATGTGGTTATTCAGTTTTAGTGAGCTGTTTGTCGAATCCAGTTTTAGCTAGCTATTAGTAACGATACATACCAGAATGGTATCTAGTTCATGAAAACTAGCAACCAGATATGAAACCTGGATTcatatgtttgttttgttttgacaaTGCATTCTAAACCAATTTATTCTACGAGGAAATTAGGAGCAAGAGACGAGAGTACTTTAACCAATTGGTCTATTTTTATATCTTTTCATGACTTTCGACTCAAATGTTCGGTTGATAATTGCTTAAAATAAGAATTATTTTTGGCCATGTTTCTTGTCCTCTATACAAAATGTCACTCTACTCCTCGCACTCAATTATGTTCTACTTATCGACTTATCCCTTGTGTCTCGCTTTATCCCATACCGTCAACAGAAGAGAGAAGCGTTAATTTAGCTGACGTGGTAGGGACTCTTTGATCTTTTTAGTTTGTTATCGACGTTGATTCACATGATTTTGACTCAGATGTTCTTGTCGTCTTATCTATTAGTTGATAATAtcttaaaataaaacaagtgTGTTACGCATGACATGCATAATCTCTTTTCCTTATGCTAAAGAAGAGGTAATTTGACATTTTTGTTCATCACATGCATGCCTTAAATTGTCTTGGAAGCTGCTTTTAAGCTAAGTTGACATTCTCTCGTGCTACTTCCCTGCATTTTTTGCTCTGCAAGCAAAGCTGTTATCCTTTGATTTTCCAGCCTTTTCTAACAATGTTAGCAAGCTCCATTATATATAGTAATTACTTTCCTGATCTTCTCCACTATAAGATCTGAAAGCaatttgttcttcttcttctccatcgtTTTCGATTACCCTTTCCCCTTCTTGTTCCGAAAAATGCATAGATCACCGAGCTCTGCCCAAGCCTCGGAAGAGTTCCTGGTGAACTTCTCACCAACGTCTCTGTCCCTGGCCTCAACTCCGCTTCTAAGTACCGCAGCAGCTTCCGGAGACTTACCGGTGTATTCCATTGAAAACTCAGACCATGCTACCAAAAAGGAAATTGGTCTGCTTCATAGCTCTCCAGGAGGAGAGAATGCCATTCATCTAATTCCCGTCATTCTGTTCCTCTGCGGTTTTGTACTTTGGATTTTCTCTCATCCTACGAAACTGTAAACTTGGTTTTATGTAACTTAAATATGTCGTCTCTTTAGCAGACGTAGTCGTAGCCACATTAGTTAGAGTGAGCACATGTGCTCATCCTACGCACATATGCAGTTATCTCAATTGCTctctacaacaa
Above is a window of Malus sylvestris chromosome 15, drMalSylv7.2, whole genome shotgun sequence DNA encoding:
- the LOC126605542 gene encoding protein arginine N-methyltransferase PRMT10-like gives rise to the protein MGSYKNGVVGDQSGTSNGDAGGAAVDKGVDFANYFCTYAFLYHQKEMLSDRVRMDAYYNAVFKNTHHFHGKAVLDVGAGSGILAIWSAQAGARKVYAVEATSMAEHARAVVKANNLQDVVEVIEGSMEDVVLPEKVDVIISEWMGYFLLRESMFDSVICARDRWLKPTGVMYPSHATMWVAPIRTGLGDQKSNDYESSMDDWERFTDETKNYYGVDMSVLTKPFSQEQKKYYLQTSLWNNLHPHQVIGAAASIKEIDCLTASVSDILEVKSNFSSTVTLQNTRLCGYGGWFDVQFRGRKEDPAQEEVELTTAPSVNDGTHWGQQVFLLSPPARITEGDQLNGSFSMKRSKENHRLMEAEFSCEIRQQSGELVPRFTNRYFIE